From one Gossypium hirsutum isolate 1008001.06 chromosome D08, Gossypium_hirsutum_v2.1, whole genome shotgun sequence genomic stretch:
- the LOC107932434 gene encoding uncharacterized protein YKR070W: MIHLQLLRKSSQTRSRKQLSQLFSTISQISSQPSKLPSFGIAFDIDGVVLRGNTPIGGASRALRRLYDGSGVLKVPFVFLTNGGGIRESKRAAELSELLGVKISPSQVLQGHSPFKQLVNRFENELIVAVGKGEPAVVMSEYGFKNVISIDEYALYFDNIDPLAPYKKWGTIDFSVERTRKCSINSKRVQAAFIVSDSVDWSRDIQVLCDTLRTGGLPASEEGPLPPLYFAYDDLKYQGAFPSERLGMGAFRIALESVFNSIHAEALKYTYFGKPNPVAFKNAEVVLKQQASFIYRELNIVNHANSGSHDFQTLYMIGDNPAVDIKGARQAGNPWFPILTRTGVFKGDHHSNHPEFPANMVVDTVEEAVDFILRNEHQITD; this comes from the exons ATGATTCATCTTCAATTGTTAAGAAAATCGTCGCAGACTCGATCGAGAAAGCAGTTATCGCAGCTTTTCTCAACAATCTCTCAAATATCTTCGCAACCATCCAAGCT GCCTTCTTTTGGCATTGCCTTCGATATAGACGGCGTCGTTTTGCGCGGGAACACTCCTATTGGTGGCGCTTCCCGAGCACTTAGGAGATTATACGACGGTTCCG GTGTTTTGAAGGTTCCTTTTGTGTTTTTGACTAATG GGGGCGGTATTCGTGAATCAAAAAGAGCTGCGGAGTTGTCAGAACTCCTGGGTGTAAAGATTTCTCCTTCACAG GTATTGCAGGGCCATTCACCTTTTAAACAGCTGGTGAACAG GTTTGAGAATGAATTAATTGTTGCTGTTGGGAAAGGCGAACCTGCTGTGGTGATGTCTGAATATGGATTTAA AAACGTGATTTCAATAGATGAGTATGCACTGTACTTTGACAACATTGACCCACTGGCACCGTACAAGAAATGGGGCACCATAGATTTTTCTGTCGAAAGAACTAGAAAATGCAGCATTAATTCCAAGAGAGTTCAGGCAGCATTTATCGTTAGTGATTCTGTTGATTGGAGCAGGGACATTCAG GTTCTTTGTGATACTTTAAGAACTGGAGGTCTTCCTGCAAGTGAAGAAGGGCCTCTACCGCCTCTTTATTTTGCATATGATGACCTTAAATATCAG GGTGCTTTTCCTTCTGAACGTTTGGGCATGGGAGCATTCAGAATTGCACTGGAATCGGTCTTCAATAG CATTCATGCTGAAGCTCTGAAGTATACATATTTTGGAAAGCCGAATCCAGTTGCATTTAAGAATGCTGAAGTTGTGCTAAAGCAACAAGCCTCGTTCATTTATCGTGAGCTTAACATCGTGAACCATGCAAACTCTGGAAGTCATGACTTCCAGACACTATATATGATAGGAGATAATCCTGCAGTTGACATCAAGGGTGCACGGCAG GCTGGAAATCCTTGGTTTCCCATTTTGACAAGGACTGGTGTTTTTAAAGGAGATCATCATTCTAATCATCCAGAGTTTCCAGCCAATATG GTTGTTGACACTGTGGAAGAAGCTGTGGACTTTATTCTTAGAAATGAGCATCAAATCACAGATTAG
- the LOC107932435 gene encoding probable serine/threonine-protein kinase PBL5 has protein sequence MGCFGCTGHSTDDSDFPRKKNNRRNANNSNKNKPHDQRQAGSGSSSSSVKKASTESVRKEEASKDEELLMEVRNLSLHGGEDSKVGKAIMRAQLFTFDQVIAATGNFRSDYFLGEGGFGKVYKGFLEDTNEVVAIKQLDQDSLQGSREFAAEVLTLSTAEHPNLVKLIGFCAEDEQRLLLYEYMPLGSLENHLHDLSPDQKPLDWNTRMEIAAGMARGLEYLHVKMKPPVIYRDLKCSNILLGEGYHARLSDFGLARVGPSGDKTHVSTRVMGTYGYCAPDYAMTGQLTFKSDIYSLGVVLLELITGRKAVDYSKDRNEQYLVAWARPLFKDRRNFSQMVDPLLQGQYPMKGLYQALAVAAMCVQEQPNMRPAISDVVMALNYLTVQKYNPNNSAQSSRRSMTLSPGKGRVADHVKSF, from the exons ATGGGTTGTTTTGGTTGCACTGGTCATTCAACCGACGATTCAGACTTCCCAAGAAAAAAGAACAACAGGAGGAATGCTAACAACAGCAATAAAAACAAACCCCATGATCAAAGACAAGCCGGTTCCGGTTCCAGTTCCAGTTCCG TAAAAAAAGCATCAACAGAGAGTGTAAGGAAGGAAGAAGCATCTAAGGATGAGGAGTTATTGATGGAGGTAAGGAATTTGAGTTTGCATGGTGGTGAGGATTCCAAAGTTGGAAAAGCTATCATGCGGGCACAGTTGTTTACATTCGATCAAGTCATAGCTGCAACTGGAAACTTTAGGTCCGATTATTTCTTGGGGGAAGGTGGTTTCGGTAAAGTTTACAAGGGATTCTTGGAGGACACAAACGAG GTTGTTGCTATTAAGCAACTTGATCAAGATAGTCTTCAGGGCAGTAGGGAATTCGCTGCCGAAGTATTGACGTTAAGCACAGCTGAGCACCCGAATCTCGTGAAATTAATAGGGTTTTGTGCTGAGGATGAACAAAGACTATTGCTTTACGAGTACATGCCATTAGGGTCTTTGGAAAACCATTTGCATG ATCTCTCACCTGACCAAAAACCACTCGATTGGAACACGAGAATGGAAATAGCAGCTGGTATGGCGAGGGGATTAGAGTATTTGCATGTTAAAATGAAGCCACCGGTCATATACCGTGACTTGAAGTGCTCCAATATTTTGCTTGGTGAGGGATATCATGCCAGGCTCTCTGATTTTGGCTTAGCCAGAGTTGGTCCTAGTGGGGATAAAACTCATGTTTCTACAAGGGTTATGGGCACTTATGGTTATTGTGCACCGGATTATGCAATGACTGGACAGTTGACGTTTAAATCTGATATTTACAGCTTAGGGGTTGTCCTTTTGGAACTGATTACGGGTAGGAAAGCAGTTGACTATTCGAAAGATCGTAATGAACAATATCTTGTTGCTTGG GCACGACCTTTGTTTAAAGACCGAAGGAATTTTTCGCAAATGGTTGATCCTCTGCTACAAGGTCAGTATCCGATGAAAGGTCTCTACCAAGCGTTGGCCGTTGCTGCAATGTGCGTACAGGAACAGCCTAACATGCGTCCAGCTATATCCGACGTAGTTATGGCTCTGAATTACCTAACCGTCCAGAAATACAACCCTAACAACTCTGCTCAGAGCTCACGAAGGAGCATGACATTGTCACCGGGGAAAGGACGAGTTGCAGATCATGTTAAGAGTTTCTGA
- the LOC107932482 gene encoding uncharacterized protein isoform X2 yields MRDTTSSTDEDELQRPSSAINSDGAGDDDDEDDDDDEFDDADSGAGSDDFDLLELGEMGAEFCQVGNSTCSVPFDLYDLPGLEDILSLDVWNECLSDEERFSLTKFLPDMDQDTFMWTLNDLLKGNNFHFGSPIKKLFDILKGGLCEPRVALYREGLNFFQKRRHYHHLRMHQNNMVAKLCQTRDAWLNCRGYSIEERLRVLNIMRSQKILVYEKLEDEDSESSERGDFGEGLWSKRVKDQKALQKKGHHGVGPTLESVSRGQMVGLEPSEYRKQNPKGILKARGSKIPSAKEFGGGVYQGLDIDTEPYGLHGTLPQHKCKSGAANRTRDQMRLDDDGDPMFGTSIQQDRHAVHDSKSLKSGLLRAGKKYGLLRGEELAGDSFMALPLSSKHDSRAYGRNRNVNQFPDAKVYKSKPPNMRTPYDFAKTSKYSENHQQFAVGNQIKLMKGRTPQLPLKGSRFDLSERTELFWQNKNQGEDFSVDSSVRSDDWNIRSRKCKMGPECPDKASLQHMNDRFLFSDNRIKSSQENIRGNNVQNGGPLMAVSKGSRAFLKNEETESDSSEQFDDDDDSNPLMRSKFDYPSGVMEGSRLSSLKSGLDSRKIKSSKKDTMEDGWPLDGINRISEKSFGENVYVPGVESYYFKGKQKSKMHEISPLQNSTSRALGKVDRKKVSKLSKTGQLGEKLGDRLKMSSTKPYPTEKRLKGEVVYDHPMSQRDYLLNYPVDEEDASPVTLPLADENNRRRTGKKGRSIETYDCGEKPEASLLGCKTGKEYVGDVDRRGEDGNLQSNLQKRTDDSLSLKKKGKRKLEVDAVTSDMEALEPHGAEVQVTDVEMEIKPQKKPFTLITPTVHTGFSFSIIHLLSAVRMGMITPLPEDSLEVGRPRREQNGKQEGGVNGVLSCENTTTDNPDQPVQRSIPSLTVQEIVNRVTVNPGDPCILETQEPLQDLVRGVLKIFSSKTAPLGAKGWKALVAYEKSTKSWYWVGPIMHSSIDHETIEEMTSPEAWGLPHKMLVKLVDSFANWLKNGQETLQQIGSLPAPPLELMQVNLDEKERFRDLRAQKSLNTIGPSSEEVRAYFRREELLRYSIPDRAFSYTAADGKKSIVAPLRRGGGKPTSKARDHFMLKRDRPPHVTILCLVRDAASRLPGSIGTRADVCTLIRDSQYIVEEVSDAQVNQIVSGALDRLHYERDPCVQFDGERKLWVYLHREREEEDFEDDGTSSTKKWKRQKKDTAEQSDQGAVIVAFHATGNQLGFDDDKKMETECEDRQNPEDNADDSHALEQGHPITWEPLDANLVQEDKLLCQENSTNEEFDDN; encoded by the exons ATGAG GGATACCACTTCGTCAACTGATGAGGATGAGCTTCAACGTCCAAGCTCAGCTATTAATTCTGATGgtgctggtgatgatgatgatgaagacgatgatgatgatgaatttgatgatGCTGATTCAGGAGCAGGTTCAGATGACTTTGATTTATTGGAATTAGGTGAAATGGGGGCTGAATTTTGCCAAGTTGGGAACTCGACTTGTTCCGTACCTTTTGATTTATATGATCTGCCTGGGTTGGAAGATATTTTGTCTCTTGATGTCTGGAATGAGTGTTTAAGTGATGAAGAGAGGTTTAGCCTGACTAAGTTTTTACCTGATATGGATCAGGATACATTTATGTGGACCTTGAATGACCTTCTTAAGggtaataattttcattttgggAGTCCTATTAAGAAGTTGTTTGATATATTGAAAGGAGGGTTGTGTGAGCCAAGGGTTGCCCTTTATCGGGAGGGTTTGAATTTCTTTCAAAAGCGGCGGCATTACCATCATTTGAGGATGCATCAGAATAATATGGTTGCTAAACTTTGTCAAACAAGGGATGCTTGGCTTAATTGTAGGGGATACAGTATTGAGGAGCGGCTTCGTGTTTTGAATATTATGAGAAGTCAAAAGATTTTGGTGTATGAAAAATTGGAAGATGAGGATTCTGAATCCTCCGAAAGAGGTGACTTTGGTGAAGGCCTGTGGAGCAAAAGGGTTAAGGACCAAAAAGCTTTGCAGAAAAAGGGTCACCATGGGGTTGGTCCTACTTTAGAATCCGTTTCGCGAGGGCAGATGGTGGGTTTGGAACCATCAGAGTACAGGAAGCAGAATCCAAAAGGTATACTGAAGGCACGTGGATCAAAAATTCCTTCTGCAAAGGAGTTTGGTGGTGGTGTTTATCAAGGTTTGGATATTGATACTGAGCCATATGGTTTGCATGGAACCCTTCCTCAACATAAATGTAAGTCAGGGGCGGCAAACAGGACAAGGGATCAGATGAGGTTAGACGATGATGGTGACCCAATGTTTGGAACTAGTATTCAACAGGACCGACATGCTGTGCATGATAGCAAATCACTCAAATCTGGTTTATTGAGAGCAGGGAAGAAGTATGGCCTTTTAAGAGGGGAAGAATTAGCTGGTGACAGTTTCATGGCTTTGCCTCTGTCTTCAAAGCATGATTCGCGAGCCTATGGTAGGAACAGGAATGTGAATCAATTTCCTGATGCAAAAGTATATAAGTCAAAGCCACCAAACATGAGAACACCCTATGATTTTGCCAAAACGTCCAAGTATTCTGAAAATCATCAGCAATTTGCAGTTGGAAATCAGATAAAGCTTATGAAAGGCAGAACTCCACAATTGCCGCTGAAAGGGAGTCGATTTGACTTGTCGGAACGCACCGAACTGTTTTGGCAAAATAAGAACCAAGGGGAAGATTTTTCTGTGGATTCTTCAGTTAGATCTGATGATTGGAATATTAGGAGCAGGAAATGTAAAATGGGGCCAGAGTGTCCTGATAAAGCTTCCTTACAACATATGAATGACCGATTCTTGTTTTCTGAtaatcgaattaaatcatcacAAGAAAATATCAGAGGGAACAACGTGCAAAATGGAGGACCATTAATGGCTGTTTCAAAAGGTAGTAGAGCATTCCTTAAAAATGAAGAAACAGAATCTGACTCATCTGAACAGTTTGACGACGACGACGATAGCAATCCTCTAATGAGAAGCAAGTTTGATTACCCAAGTGGTGTCATGGAAGGTTCACGGCTGTCTTCATTGAAGTCTGGCCTTGATTCTAGAAAGATAAAATCTTCAAAGAAAGATACTATGGAGGATGGATGGCCTCTTGATGGAATCAATCGCATCTCCGAAAAGAGCTTTGGGGAAAATGTGTACGTGCCAGGAGTAGAAAGCTACTATTTTAAAGGAAAACAGAAGTCTAAGATGCATGAAATAAGTCCCTTGCAGAACTCTACTTCTAGAGCTTTGGGCAAGGTTGATAGGAAAAAGGTATCCAAGTTGAGCAAGACTGGCCAATTAGGAGAGAAACTTGGTGACAGATTAAAGATGTCCTCAACAAAGCCCTACCCTACTGAGAAAAGACTGAAAGGTGAAGTTGTCTATGATCATCCTATGTCTCAACGAGATTATCTGCTTAATTATCCTGTTGATGAGGAGGATGCTTCACCTGTGACACTACCATTGGCAGACGAAAATAACAGGCGTAGAACTGGGAAAAAAGGCCGGAGCATTGAAACATATGATTGTGGTGAAAAACCTGAAGCTTCATTGCTTGGGTGCAAGACAGGGAAGGAGTATGTGGGAGATGTCGACAGAAGAGGTGAAGATGGTAACCTGCAGTCTAACCTTCAGAAGCGAACTGATGATTCCCTTTCcttgaaaaaaaagggaaaacggAAATTGGAGGTTGATGCTGTTACCTCAGATATGGAAGCTTTGGAACCACATGGTGCAGAAGTGCAAGTTACAGATGTTGAGATGGAAATCAAACCACAGAAAAAGCCGTTTACTCTGATTACCCCTACAGTTCATACTGGTTTCTCATTTTCGATTATACATCTTCTTTCTGCTGTTCGCATGGGAATGATCACTCCACTTCCAGAAGATTCCTTAGAGGTTGGCAGACCCCGCAGGGAGCAGAATGGAAAGCAGGAAGGTGGTGTGAATGGTGTTCTTTCTTGTGAGAACACAACTACCGATAATCCGGATCAGCCTGTGCAAAGAAGTATACCTTCTCTTACTGTTCAAGAGATTGTTAATCGTGTAACAGTGAATCCCGGAGATCCATGTATCCTTGAGACACAAGAGCCGCTTCAAGATTTAGTTCGGGGAGTTCTGAAAATTTTCTCATCAAAAACAGCACCTTTGGGGGCAAAAGGTTGGAAGGCACTTGTTGCCTATGAAAAGTCCACAAAAAGTTGGTATTGGGTTGGTCCAATTATGCATAGCTCAATCGATCATGAAACAATTGAGGAGATGACGTCACCTGAAGCCTGGGGTCTTCCTCACAAAATGCTTGTCAAGCTGGTTGATTCTTTTGCAAATTGGCTAAAAAATGGTCAAGAGACTCTCCAACAAATAGGGAGTCTTCCTGCACCACCGCTTGAATTGATGCAAGTAAATTTAGATGAGAAAGAAAGGTTCAGAGACCTAAGAGCACAGAAAAGCCTTAATACCATTGGCCCAAGTTCCGAAGAAGTGAGAGCTTATTTCCGTAGAGAGGAGCTTCTTAGGTATTCTATTCCTGACAGGGCCTTCTCTTACACAGCTGCTGATGGCAAAAAATCAATAGTTGCTCCTTTGAGAAGGGGTGGAGGTAAACCAACTTCAAAGGCTCGAGATCATTTTATGCTGAAACGTGATAGGCCACCACATGTTACAATTCTTTGTCTTGTGAGAGATGCTGCTTCCAGATTGCCCGGAAGTATTGGCACCCGTGCTGATGTTTGTACTTTGATAAGAGACTCTCAATACATTGTTGAAGAAGTTTCTGATGCACAAGTTAACCAGATTGTTAGTGGGGCCTTAGACCGTTTACATTATGAACGTGATCCTTGTGTACAATTCGACGGAGAAAGGAAATTGTGGGTTTATTTACAcagagaaagagaagaagaagacttTGAGGATGATGGTACTTCATCTACTAAGAAATGGAAGAGGCAGAAAAAGGATACTGCTGAACAATCCGATCAAGGAGCTGTAATTGTGGCTTTTCATGCAACCGGGAATCAGTTGGGATTTGATGATGATAAAAAGATGGAGACAGAGTGTGAGGATAGACAAAATCCGGAGGATAATGCTGACGACAGTCATGCATTGGAACAAGGTCATCCAATAACATGGGAGCCTCTTGACGCAAATCTTGTCCAGGAAGACAAATTGCTATGTCAAGAAAATTCTACAAACGAAGAATTTGATgataattga
- the LOC107932482 gene encoding uncharacterized protein isoform X1: MMAIEKNNFKVSRFDSEFSDSRDTTSSTDEDELQRPSSAINSDGAGDDDDEDDDDDEFDDADSGAGSDDFDLLELGEMGAEFCQVGNSTCSVPFDLYDLPGLEDILSLDVWNECLSDEERFSLTKFLPDMDQDTFMWTLNDLLKGNNFHFGSPIKKLFDILKGGLCEPRVALYREGLNFFQKRRHYHHLRMHQNNMVAKLCQTRDAWLNCRGYSIEERLRVLNIMRSQKILVYEKLEDEDSESSERGDFGEGLWSKRVKDQKALQKKGHHGVGPTLESVSRGQMVGLEPSEYRKQNPKGILKARGSKIPSAKEFGGGVYQGLDIDTEPYGLHGTLPQHKCKSGAANRTRDQMRLDDDGDPMFGTSIQQDRHAVHDSKSLKSGLLRAGKKYGLLRGEELAGDSFMALPLSSKHDSRAYGRNRNVNQFPDAKVYKSKPPNMRTPYDFAKTSKYSENHQQFAVGNQIKLMKGRTPQLPLKGSRFDLSERTELFWQNKNQGEDFSVDSSVRSDDWNIRSRKCKMGPECPDKASLQHMNDRFLFSDNRIKSSQENIRGNNVQNGGPLMAVSKGSRAFLKNEETESDSSEQFDDDDDSNPLMRSKFDYPSGVMEGSRLSSLKSGLDSRKIKSSKKDTMEDGWPLDGINRISEKSFGENVYVPGVESYYFKGKQKSKMHEISPLQNSTSRALGKVDRKKVSKLSKTGQLGEKLGDRLKMSSTKPYPTEKRLKGEVVYDHPMSQRDYLLNYPVDEEDASPVTLPLADENNRRRTGKKGRSIETYDCGEKPEASLLGCKTGKEYVGDVDRRGEDGNLQSNLQKRTDDSLSLKKKGKRKLEVDAVTSDMEALEPHGAEVQVTDVEMEIKPQKKPFTLITPTVHTGFSFSIIHLLSAVRMGMITPLPEDSLEVGRPRREQNGKQEGGVNGVLSCENTTTDNPDQPVQRSIPSLTVQEIVNRVTVNPGDPCILETQEPLQDLVRGVLKIFSSKTAPLGAKGWKALVAYEKSTKSWYWVGPIMHSSIDHETIEEMTSPEAWGLPHKMLVKLVDSFANWLKNGQETLQQIGSLPAPPLELMQVNLDEKERFRDLRAQKSLNTIGPSSEEVRAYFRREELLRYSIPDRAFSYTAADGKKSIVAPLRRGGGKPTSKARDHFMLKRDRPPHVTILCLVRDAASRLPGSIGTRADVCTLIRDSQYIVEEVSDAQVNQIVSGALDRLHYERDPCVQFDGERKLWVYLHREREEEDFEDDGTSSTKKWKRQKKDTAEQSDQGAVIVAFHATGNQLGFDDDKKMETECEDRQNPEDNADDSHALEQGHPITWEPLDANLVQEDKLLCQENSTNEEFDDN, encoded by the coding sequence ATGATGGCGATTGAGAAGAACAACTTTAAAGTTTCGCGGTTTGATTCGGAGTTTTCTGATAGTAGGGATACCACTTCGTCAACTGATGAGGATGAGCTTCAACGTCCAAGCTCAGCTATTAATTCTGATGgtgctggtgatgatgatgatgaagacgatgatgatgatgaatttgatgatGCTGATTCAGGAGCAGGTTCAGATGACTTTGATTTATTGGAATTAGGTGAAATGGGGGCTGAATTTTGCCAAGTTGGGAACTCGACTTGTTCCGTACCTTTTGATTTATATGATCTGCCTGGGTTGGAAGATATTTTGTCTCTTGATGTCTGGAATGAGTGTTTAAGTGATGAAGAGAGGTTTAGCCTGACTAAGTTTTTACCTGATATGGATCAGGATACATTTATGTGGACCTTGAATGACCTTCTTAAGggtaataattttcattttgggAGTCCTATTAAGAAGTTGTTTGATATATTGAAAGGAGGGTTGTGTGAGCCAAGGGTTGCCCTTTATCGGGAGGGTTTGAATTTCTTTCAAAAGCGGCGGCATTACCATCATTTGAGGATGCATCAGAATAATATGGTTGCTAAACTTTGTCAAACAAGGGATGCTTGGCTTAATTGTAGGGGATACAGTATTGAGGAGCGGCTTCGTGTTTTGAATATTATGAGAAGTCAAAAGATTTTGGTGTATGAAAAATTGGAAGATGAGGATTCTGAATCCTCCGAAAGAGGTGACTTTGGTGAAGGCCTGTGGAGCAAAAGGGTTAAGGACCAAAAAGCTTTGCAGAAAAAGGGTCACCATGGGGTTGGTCCTACTTTAGAATCCGTTTCGCGAGGGCAGATGGTGGGTTTGGAACCATCAGAGTACAGGAAGCAGAATCCAAAAGGTATACTGAAGGCACGTGGATCAAAAATTCCTTCTGCAAAGGAGTTTGGTGGTGGTGTTTATCAAGGTTTGGATATTGATACTGAGCCATATGGTTTGCATGGAACCCTTCCTCAACATAAATGTAAGTCAGGGGCGGCAAACAGGACAAGGGATCAGATGAGGTTAGACGATGATGGTGACCCAATGTTTGGAACTAGTATTCAACAGGACCGACATGCTGTGCATGATAGCAAATCACTCAAATCTGGTTTATTGAGAGCAGGGAAGAAGTATGGCCTTTTAAGAGGGGAAGAATTAGCTGGTGACAGTTTCATGGCTTTGCCTCTGTCTTCAAAGCATGATTCGCGAGCCTATGGTAGGAACAGGAATGTGAATCAATTTCCTGATGCAAAAGTATATAAGTCAAAGCCACCAAACATGAGAACACCCTATGATTTTGCCAAAACGTCCAAGTATTCTGAAAATCATCAGCAATTTGCAGTTGGAAATCAGATAAAGCTTATGAAAGGCAGAACTCCACAATTGCCGCTGAAAGGGAGTCGATTTGACTTGTCGGAACGCACCGAACTGTTTTGGCAAAATAAGAACCAAGGGGAAGATTTTTCTGTGGATTCTTCAGTTAGATCTGATGATTGGAATATTAGGAGCAGGAAATGTAAAATGGGGCCAGAGTGTCCTGATAAAGCTTCCTTACAACATATGAATGACCGATTCTTGTTTTCTGAtaatcgaattaaatcatcacAAGAAAATATCAGAGGGAACAACGTGCAAAATGGAGGACCATTAATGGCTGTTTCAAAAGGTAGTAGAGCATTCCTTAAAAATGAAGAAACAGAATCTGACTCATCTGAACAGTTTGACGACGACGACGATAGCAATCCTCTAATGAGAAGCAAGTTTGATTACCCAAGTGGTGTCATGGAAGGTTCACGGCTGTCTTCATTGAAGTCTGGCCTTGATTCTAGAAAGATAAAATCTTCAAAGAAAGATACTATGGAGGATGGATGGCCTCTTGATGGAATCAATCGCATCTCCGAAAAGAGCTTTGGGGAAAATGTGTACGTGCCAGGAGTAGAAAGCTACTATTTTAAAGGAAAACAGAAGTCTAAGATGCATGAAATAAGTCCCTTGCAGAACTCTACTTCTAGAGCTTTGGGCAAGGTTGATAGGAAAAAGGTATCCAAGTTGAGCAAGACTGGCCAATTAGGAGAGAAACTTGGTGACAGATTAAAGATGTCCTCAACAAAGCCCTACCCTACTGAGAAAAGACTGAAAGGTGAAGTTGTCTATGATCATCCTATGTCTCAACGAGATTATCTGCTTAATTATCCTGTTGATGAGGAGGATGCTTCACCTGTGACACTACCATTGGCAGACGAAAATAACAGGCGTAGAACTGGGAAAAAAGGCCGGAGCATTGAAACATATGATTGTGGTGAAAAACCTGAAGCTTCATTGCTTGGGTGCAAGACAGGGAAGGAGTATGTGGGAGATGTCGACAGAAGAGGTGAAGATGGTAACCTGCAGTCTAACCTTCAGAAGCGAACTGATGATTCCCTTTCcttgaaaaaaaagggaaaacggAAATTGGAGGTTGATGCTGTTACCTCAGATATGGAAGCTTTGGAACCACATGGTGCAGAAGTGCAAGTTACAGATGTTGAGATGGAAATCAAACCACAGAAAAAGCCGTTTACTCTGATTACCCCTACAGTTCATACTGGTTTCTCATTTTCGATTATACATCTTCTTTCTGCTGTTCGCATGGGAATGATCACTCCACTTCCAGAAGATTCCTTAGAGGTTGGCAGACCCCGCAGGGAGCAGAATGGAAAGCAGGAAGGTGGTGTGAATGGTGTTCTTTCTTGTGAGAACACAACTACCGATAATCCGGATCAGCCTGTGCAAAGAAGTATACCTTCTCTTACTGTTCAAGAGATTGTTAATCGTGTAACAGTGAATCCCGGAGATCCATGTATCCTTGAGACACAAGAGCCGCTTCAAGATTTAGTTCGGGGAGTTCTGAAAATTTTCTCATCAAAAACAGCACCTTTGGGGGCAAAAGGTTGGAAGGCACTTGTTGCCTATGAAAAGTCCACAAAAAGTTGGTATTGGGTTGGTCCAATTATGCATAGCTCAATCGATCATGAAACAATTGAGGAGATGACGTCACCTGAAGCCTGGGGTCTTCCTCACAAAATGCTTGTCAAGCTGGTTGATTCTTTTGCAAATTGGCTAAAAAATGGTCAAGAGACTCTCCAACAAATAGGGAGTCTTCCTGCACCACCGCTTGAATTGATGCAAGTAAATTTAGATGAGAAAGAAAGGTTCAGAGACCTAAGAGCACAGAAAAGCCTTAATACCATTGGCCCAAGTTCCGAAGAAGTGAGAGCTTATTTCCGTAGAGAGGAGCTTCTTAGGTATTCTATTCCTGACAGGGCCTTCTCTTACACAGCTGCTGATGGCAAAAAATCAATAGTTGCTCCTTTGAGAAGGGGTGGAGGTAAACCAACTTCAAAGGCTCGAGATCATTTTATGCTGAAACGTGATAGGCCACCACATGTTACAATTCTTTGTCTTGTGAGAGATGCTGCTTCCAGATTGCCCGGAAGTATTGGCACCCGTGCTGATGTTTGTACTTTGATAAGAGACTCTCAATACATTGTTGAAGAAGTTTCTGATGCACAAGTTAACCAGATTGTTAGTGGGGCCTTAGACCGTTTACATTATGAACGTGATCCTTGTGTACAATTCGACGGAGAAAGGAAATTGTGGGTTTATTTACAcagagaaagagaagaagaagacttTGAGGATGATGGTACTTCATCTACTAAGAAATGGAAGAGGCAGAAAAAGGATACTGCTGAACAATCCGATCAAGGAGCTGTAATTGTGGCTTTTCATGCAACCGGGAATCAGTTGGGATTTGATGATGATAAAAAGATGGAGACAGAGTGTGAGGATAGACAAAATCCGGAGGATAATGCTGACGACAGTCATGCATTGGAACAAGGTCATCCAATAACATGGGAGCCTCTTGACGCAAATCTTGTCCAGGAAGACAAATTGCTATGTCAAGAAAATTCTACAAACGAAGAATTTGATgataattga